CACATCGAGGGCGACCACCTCCAGGACCTGATCGTCTCGGGCAGCCACCTCCCCCAGCCCGAGGAAGACCTCGAAGCCGACCGCCAACTGCTCCTGCGCGCACGCAACGCGGCCGTCCTCGCCCGCAGCTTCCACGCGGCGGGAGTCGTCCCGGTCATCGACGACGTCGTCGTCCGCCGCGCGCACCTGGAGTTCTACCGGGAACAGCTGAAGGACCTGCCGCTGCGCCTCATCGTGCTGGCCCCGGCCGTCGACGTCGTCTCACGACGGCTCACCGCGCGCGACAAGGTACTCGCCGACGACTGGACGTTCCTGGACGAGGCGATGCGCGCCGAACTCCGGGGCGAGGGCGAGTGGTTCGACAGCTCCGAGCAGACCCTGGACGAGACGGTCGACGCCATCCTGGCGACCTGAAGGGACGGGCCGTGCCCCGCAACCTCACGCGCACCCCGGTCGGCATCGTCGGCGCGGGCCCGGCCGGCCTCATGCTCTCCCATCTGCTGGCCCGCGCGGGCATCGACTCCGTCGTGGTCGACAACCGCACGCGAGCGGAGATAGAGGGCACCAGCCGGGCGGGCATCCTCGAGGCGGACAGCGTCCGGCTCCTGACGGACACCGGGGTCTGTGACCGCGTGCTGCGCGACGGGGAGCGGCACGACGGCATCGAGCTGCGCTTCGGGGGCACCGGCCACCGCATCGACTTCCAGGGACTCGTCGGGGAGAGCGTATGGCTCTACCCGCAGACCGACGTGTTCACCGACCTCGCCGACGCCCGCGAGCGCGACGGCGCGGACGTGCGCTTCGGCATCACGGGCACCCGAGTCGTCGACCTGACGACGGACCACCCCGGCATCCTGTTCGAGGACGCCGACGGGCGGCCCGGCGAGGTGCGGTGCGAGATCCTGGTCGGCGCCGACGGAGCGCACGGCGTGTGCAGGACCGCGGTGCCCGAGGCATCCCGTACGCACTACTTCCGCGCGTACCCCTTCGCCTGGTTCGGCATCCTCGTCGAGGCGCCGCCCAGCGCCGCCGAACTCGTCTACACCCACTCCGAGCGGGGCTTCGCCCTCATCAGCCGGCGCACCGACACCGTGCAGCGCATGTACTTCCAGTGCGACCCCGACGAGGACCCCGCGGACTGGTCCGACGACCGGATCTGGACGGAACTTCAGGCCAGGGTGGCCGGAGCGGACGGCTTCTCCCTCAAGGAGGGACCCGTCACCGACCGCTCGGTCCTCAGGTTCCGCAGCCTGGTGTGCGACCCCCTGCGCTACGGCAACATGCTGCTGGCCGGCGACGCCGCCCACACCGTCCCGCCCACCGGCGCCAAGGGACTCAACCTCGCCCTCGCCGACGTACGGGTGCTCGCCGAAGCGGTGGAGAGCGCCGTCCGCACGGGTGACCGCGCCGCCCTCGACACGTACGGCCCCCGGGCGCTGCGCCGCGTCTGGAGGGCCCAGCACTTCTCCTACTGGATGACGTCGATGCTGCACCGGCTGCCCGACGCCACCGACTTCGACACGCGCCGCCAGCTGGGCGAGCTGGCCGCCGTGACGGGTTCCGCCGCCGGGTCCGCGTACCTCGCGGAGGCCTACACCGGGTGCGGAGCCCTGCCCTCTCTGTGAGGATGACCGAAGGTCGTGATCATCGGTTCGGGCAGCAGGAAAGGCGAGGTCAGCGGTATGGCGGCTTACGACGGCTCGCACCCGCAGGGATGGCAGCAACCGCAACCGCAGCAGCCGCCGTCCGGGGCGGCCCCCGGCCGGGGCCTCGCCATCGCGGCGCTCGTCCTCGGCATCCTCGCCTGCGTGCTGTTCTGGACGGTCGTGGGCGGCGTCCTGCTGGGACTGCTCGCCGTGATCCTCGGCATCGTCGCCGCGGTGCGGGCGCGCCGCGGCCGGGCGGGCGGCCGGGGCATGGCCATCACCGGGGTCGTCCTCGGCCTGCTCGGACTGATCGCTTCGGCGCTGATCATCGCCCTGGGCGTGTCGATCCTGAACTCGGACTCGGCGCAGACCTTCAAGGAGTGCATGAAGGACGCCGACAGCCAGGACGGCCGCCGCGACTGCGAGAAGAAGTTCAAGAAGGAATTCGAGAAGGACTGGGACCGGGAAGTCGGGAACTGATCGTCCCGCCCTCCCCGGCCCCAGCCCCGGGAGCAGCACGGCTCACGGGTAGGAGACCACCGTCGACGGCACCGTGGAGCTGCCCGACGTGGCGGAACCGGTGTCGTTGATGACGTGCTCGTACTGGCCCATGCCTCCGAGCGACACGACCAGCAGATCGTGGAACGTGACGCCGGGCGTCCGCGGGGCGGCGAACCCGTGGTCCTGACGGATCGAGGGATCCGAGGTGTAGTTGCAGTAGCTGCCCAGTCCCCAGCCCTCGTGGGACGTCACCGAGCTCGCGACCTTGTAGGCGGCGAAGCCCTTCACGTTCCCGTCCTGGACCGCCGCCTGGTTGGGCGCGTCGTACGCCTTCTCGTTCTGGAAGAAGATCGTGCGCCCCCGCTGCCCCGACCACTCCACGTCGTACTTGTTGAAGTGCTCCACGAACAGGCCGGTCGCCAGGACGTCGTCGCCGCGCACGTGCACGCCGTAGTCCGCGCGGTTGGTCTCCCAGCCCACACCCGCACCGTGGTCGGCGCGCCACACCCAGGTGTGGTCGATGATCGTGTGACGGCTGTTGACCTCCATGCTGAGCGTGGCCTTCCCGGGCCCCGCCCCGCCGATCCTGATGAAGATGTCCTGGACGGTGATCGGGTTGGCGGAGTGGTCCCTGGCCGAACCGCGCGGCCCGACCTGGAGCAGCACGGGCGAGTTGACCGGACCGGCGTCGACGAGGAAGCCGGCGAGCCGTACGCCGTCCACGTCGGCGACCTTCATCGCGAAGGCGCCGTTGTCGGGCACGAGCGTGGCGTAGCCGAGGCCGAGCACGACGGTGTTGGCGCGGTTCACCTCGATGGCGCGGTCGACGTGGTAGATGCCGGGCGTCAGGAGGAGGTGGAGGCCCTGGGCGAGCGCCTCGTTCATCGTGGCGGCGCTGGTGCCGGGCTTGGCGACGTAGAACTGGGTGAGCGGCAGCGACGTGCCGCGCGGGGTTCCGTTGCCCCACGTCGTACCGCGCGCGTTGGTCCGCTTCTCCGGCAGGAACACCCGGTAGTCCGCGCCGTCCAGATAGAGGAAGGGCTTCTCGCGCGAGATCGGCGTGGTCTCCAGTGTGGTGTACGGGGGGTTCGGGAAGCTCTGGCCCGGCGCGCCCTGGACGCCTGAGAACACCATGTTCCACACGGCGTTGACCCAGCCGCCCACGGAGCTGTCGCGGGTGTACCACTGCTGCTGCGAGTACGGGCCGACGCTGCCGTCGATCCTGCTGTCGGCGATGTAGCCGCCACTGGCCCAGCCGTAGCCGTTGGGAGCGAGGTTGAGCCCGCCTCTGATGTGCATGCGGCGGAAGGGGGCCGCCTGCGCCACGGCCCAGCGGTTGGTGCCGTTGACCGGGGTGAGCGCGAGGTTCTCCGCGGAGCGCCAGAAGTTCTGCGTGGCGTTGCCGTTGAACCAGCCGGCGTCGACCGTCACGTCACCGTTGATCGACGTGTCGTCGGGGGAGAGGCCGAGCCCCGCTATCGAGGTGTAGAAGCCGAGTTGGGCGTTGAGTCCGTTGTACGTGCCCGGCTTGAACAACAGGGCGTACCGCCCGGTGCCGAACTGCGCGCTCTCCTGCTGCTTGAAGATCTGGTCCAGCCGGGCCTGGATGCCCGAGGTGGAGGGCGAGAAGACGATCACGTTGGGCCCGAGGTCGCCGCCGCCCGGCAGTCGGGCGGCCGGGGTCCGCGCCGCGGCGGGGGAGGCGGTGGCGGCGAGGCCCGCGGTGGCGGCCGACGCGGCGATGGCGCCCAGAACCGTGCGGCGTGTGGGGGAGGTTGGCATGGGGGCTCTCCTGTTTCAGGAAGTGAACGATCGGGAGCCGGGGGAGCGCTCTCTTGACCGGGAATAGTTCATCCGCGTGAGAGGCGCGTCAAGAGGTCGCACGGTAGTTACCGGTGTTGTCCCTGATGGGACTTCAAGAAAGGCCTGTACAGAGCCGGTTGGCCCGTGGGTTGTACGTGGGCCGGTTCTCGTGAGGGGTGGAAGTCGCCGTGGTGCGGGGGTGGCTCGGAAGCGTTCACTTTCTATTGACACGCTCACGGCAGGGCCGCAACACTCCGGATCGGGAGAGCGCTCTCCCGAGCCACTCGCAACCCCATCGATCCGGCTGACTCGGCAGGAGGTCTCCATGGCACGGAGATCGAAGATCATCTCAGGGTTACTGATATCCGGCGCGCTCCTGGTGACCTCGCTGGGAGTGGGCGGCATGGCGGCGGGCGCCGACTCCGCCCCGGCGCGCCACGACCAGGGGCACCACCAGGGACACACGATGGCGGCGTCCACCGTCGCCGCCGCCGAGGACCGCGACGGCGACGGCACCATCCCGGCGAAGTCGCCGGTCACCGGCGCCCGGCTGTCGGTCAAGGCGCCGCCCCACCGCTACTTCCACGAGTTCCAGGCCAACTGCTCGGTGACGCACACCAGGCCGGACGACCCGATCGTCTATCCGGGCCAGCCGGGCAAGTCCCACGACCACACCTTCATGGGCAACACGACGACGGACGCGCACAGCACCACGGACTCCCTGAAGCGCGGGAACACCGCGTGCAAGGCGCCGGGCGACAAGTCGGCGTACTGGATGCCCACCCTCCTGAAGGCCGGGCAGCCGGTCCTTCCGGTGGGTCCGCAGGTCATCTACTACAAGGCCGGTGTCACCGACTACACCAGCGTGCGCCCGTTCCCGGAGGGGCTGCGCTATGTCGTCGGCAGCCCGATGCAGAGCGCCGAGGAGTTCCGGCGCCACCCCGGCTTCGTCGAGGGCTGGGAGTGCGGTGAGAGCTACTTCAACGTCGACATCCCCAAGAACTGCCCGACGTCGGCGGACACCCAGCTCAACATCCGCTTCCAGGCTCCGAGTTGCTGGGACGGGAAGAACCTCGACACTCCTGACCACCAGAGCCACATGTCGTACCCGAAGGTGAAGGCGGGGACGAACGACAACATCTGTCCCGCGTCCCACCCGGTGGCGGTGCCGATGATCGAGTTCAAGATGGCGTTCCCCGTCAACGGAGACCTCTCGCAGGTGAAGCTGGCGAGCGGCGACGGCCACTCGTTCCACTACGACTTCTTCAACGCCTGGGATCCCGCGACGCTCAAGGCCCTGGTCGACCACTGCGTCGTCGGCGGGCTGCAGTGCAACGCCCGCGGATACGACGAGACGCACCCCGAGGCGGGCGCGGCGCTCGACGAGAACTACGAGCTCCCCTGACCGGCGGCCACCCGTCCGGCCCCACCCCACCGAACCCCCACCCCACCCCCACAGGAGACCCCGCATGCCCAGAGTCCGCACGCCCCGCCCACCGACGAGACGGCGGCGCGTCGCCGTGCCGCTCATCGTCGCCCTGCTCGCCTCCGGCGCCCTCGCCCTGCCCGCCCAGCAGGCGGGTGCCGCCGGCAGCGTGGTCAAGGTGACCGGTTCACAGGGCAACTGGCAGCTGACGGTGAACGGTTCCCCCTACCAGGTCAAGGGCCTGACCTGGGGGCCGAGCGTCGCCGATGCCGACAAGTACATGCCCGACCTCAGGTCCATGGGCGTCAACACCATCCGCACCTGGGGCACCGACGCCTCCAGCAAGCCCCTGTTCGACTCGGCCGCCAACCACGGCATCAAGGTCATCGCGGGCTTCTGGCTGCAGCCGGGCGGCGGCCCGGGCAGCGGCGGCTGCGTCAACTACCTGACCGACAGCACGTACAAGAACCAGATGCTCGAAGAGTTTCCCCAGTGGGTGCGGACCTACAAGGACCACCCGGGCGTCCTGATGTGGAACGTGGGCAACGAGTCCGTGCTCGGGCTGCAGAACTGCTACACCGGCGCCGAGCTGGAGCGCCAGCGCGACGCCTACACCACCTTCGTCAACGACGTCACCAAGAAGATCCACGCCGTCGACCCGGATCACCCCGTCACCTCGACCGACGCGTGGACCGGCGCCTGGCCCTACTACAAGAAGAACGCCCCCGACCTCGACCTGTACGCCGTGAACTCCTACAACGCGGTCTGCGACATCAAGTCCACGTGGGAGCAGGGCGGTTACACCAAGCCGTACATCGTCACCGAGACCGGGCCCGCGGGGGAGTGGGAGGTGCCCGACGACGCCAACGGAGTGCCCCGGGAACCCACCGACCGTGCCAAGGCCGAGGGGTACACCAAGGCCTGGAACTGCGTCACCGGACACAAGGGCGTCGCGCTGGGCGCCACCATGTTCCACTACGGAACCGAGTACGACTTCGGGGGCATCTGGTTCAACCTGCTGCCCGCGGGCCAGAAGCGGCTCGCGTACACCGCGGTGAAGAAGGCGTACGGCGCCGACACCTCCCGCGACAACACGGCGCCCGTCATCTCCGCGCTGGACGTCGAGGGGGATGCCACCAAGGTGCCGGCGGGGCGTGCGCTCACCCTCACCACCCGGGCGACCGACCCCGACGGGGACGCGCTGAGCTACGAGGTCCTCGCCAACAGCATGTACATCGACAAGGACAAGAACCTGACGCCCCTGCGCCACACGGACGAGGGCAACGGCCGCCTGAAGGTCACCGCTCCCGACCGCACGGGCGTCTGGAAGATCTACGTCAAGGTGACCGACGGCAAGGGCAACGTCGGCGTCGAGACACGCTCGGTGCGTGTGGTGGCCCCGCCGGTCGACGGCACGAACCTCGCCCTCGGCAAGTCGGCGAAGGCCTCCTCCGAGCAGGCCGGCGGCGGCGACTGCCCCTGCACCGCCGCGGGCGCCGTCGACGGGAAGGCCACGACCCGCTGGGCCAGCGACTGGAGCGACCCCCAGTGGCTCCAGGTCGACCTCGGCTCCCGTCAGTCGTTCCGGCACGTCCAGCTCAACTGGGAGACGTCGTACGCGAAGGCGTACACGATCCAGACCTCCGACGACGGACAGAACTGGCGGACCGTCCACGAGGTGAAGGACGGCAACGGCGGCATCGACGACTTCGACGTCGACGGCACGGGCCGCCACGTACGGATCCACGGCACCGCGCGCGGCACGGGCTGGGGCTACTCGCTCTACGAGTTCGGTGTCTACCGCTGACCTCCGCCCCGCCGACCCATGATGGGAGAGCGCTCTATCACCTTGCTGTGCAGGGAAGTTAGAGTGCACGCATGGAGAGACAGTCGCTGACGCTCGAGGACGTGGCACGGGAGGCGGGTGTCTCCCGTGCCACGGTGTCACGGGTGATCAACGGGGTGCGCAACGTCGACCCGGCGATCCGGGACGTGGTCCGTGAGGCGATCGAGCGCACCGGATACGCGCCCAACCGGGCGGCACGCTCCCTGGTCACCCGGCGCACGGAGACCATCGCCCTCGTCATCTCGGGCGCGGGCGAGGAGGGCGACGGCGAGGGGGACGAAGGCCGTCCCGGCGACGGCGTGCAGAACGCCTTCGCGGCCCGGGTGTTCGCCGACCCGTTCTTCGGCCGTGTGATCAGCGGTGTGGTCGGCTTCCTGCGGCCGCGGTCCATGCACCCGGTCCTGATGGTCGCCGAGAGCGCGGCGGCCAGGAAACAGGTGACGGAGTTCCTGCGGCAGGGCAGTGCCGACGGGGCGCTGGTCGTCTCCACGCACGCGGAGGACCCGCTCCCCGCCCAGCTCGTCGCCGAGGGCCTGCCCGCCGTGTGCTTCGCGCGGCCCGCGCTGCCCGTCCCGATCAGCTACGTCGACCTCGCGCACCGCGAGGGCGGACGGCTCGCCGCGGAACACCTGCTCGCACGGGGCCGACGGCGGCTCGCCACCGTCACGGGACCGCTGGACCTGCCGGCGGGGCAGGAGCGCCTCGCGGGCTTCCGGGAGGCGCTGGAAAGGGCCGGGACGGCGTACGTGCCGATCGCCGAGGGCGCCTTCACCCGGGAGAGCGGCGCCGCGGCGATGGCGGAACTGCTGGCCGCGCACCCCGATCTCGACGGGGTGTTCGTGGCCAACGACCTCATGGCGCAGGGCGTGTGCGAACTGCTGCGCGAGCGGGGCGGACAGGTGCCGCAGGAGGTGGCGGTGGTCGGCTTCGACGACTCCAGCGTGGCGCTGACCTGCCGGCCGCCGCTCACCACCGTCCGCCAGCCGGTGGAGGAGATGGCCGCGGCGATGGCCCGGCTGCTCCACGAGCATGTGCGGGGTGCCCGGACGGAACCGACGTCCCTGATCTTCGAGCCGGAGCTGGTGGTGAGGGACTCGACGTGAGTCCGCCCCTGCGAATGGCGGCGCATGTGTGTAGCCGTCCCAGGTGTGGGCACGCGTTCAGTGCAGGGGTGACATCCTGCCGGGGCCGCTGACCGGTCAGTGGGCGGCTCCACCTCCGAGCTGAGCGGCCGCGCCTTCGTGGGACAGGGACGCGGCCGCTCACGCGTTTGTGCCTAACGAGCCGCCCACGCCAGGACGCCGGCCAGGACGAACAGCAGGCACATGGCGATGTTGGTCCGTTTGTAGGCGACAAGGACGGCCACGAACTCGCGGATCGTCGCGTTGGGCCAGAAGTACGCCGCCGTGGTCGAGCCGACCACCTGCCCCCTGACACCTGCCCTGCGGGCCAGGAGCGCGGCGCGGAAGGCGTGGTAGTTGTTCGTGACGACGACGCACCGGTAGTCCGCCCCGGTCTTCTCCATGATCGCCTTGCTGAACCGCAGGTTCTCCTCCGTCGTCGTCGACCGGTCCTCCCGCTCGATCAGGTCGGCGGGGAAGCCCCGCTCCACGAGGTAGTCCGCCATCGCGTGCGATTCCGGCAGGTCCTCGTCCGGGCCCTGCCCGCCGGATGCGACGAGCACCGGTGCGGTGCCACGCTTGCTGAGCAGCGCGTGCACCTCACGGGCCCGCTCCAGACGGCTGGCGAGCAGCGGCGGCACCGTGGACCCGCCGATGAGGCCGGAGCCGAGGACGACCACGTAGTCGGCGTTGCGGCGAATCCGCAGGCGGCCGTAGAGGAACGCGTACACGACGAAGCTGAGGAACAGGAACGAGAGATAGCAGGCGAGGCCGAGCGCCGCCGTGCCCACACCGATCAGGACCGGCGTCCGCAGCACCGCTGCCGTGACCACGAGGGCCACGACGCCGATGATGCCCAGCGCGCCCATCAGGGACAGCAGGTTGGACGGGCTTCTGCCCTCCTTGCGCACCATCTGCAGCCCGTTGAGGAAGAGCAGGCCCACGAGGACGAGGATGCCCACGGCTCCGAGGGCGAGCAGCGTGGAGGCGATGACGAGCCCCGTCGTCGAGCCGGACGAGATCAGCCGGTACATCCAGGCCGCGAGCGCGCAGAGCGCGGCGAGGCCGAGGAGCACCGCATTGCCGAACCGGCGGCGCTCGCGCACCATCCGCCAACAGAAGACGAGGAAGAGCAGGGCCGCCGGGGCGTAGAGCAACATCCGCACAGATTACGGTCAGTGCAGGACGTCGAACACATTCTTCTGGAGGCCGTTGGCGTATGCCTCGTGCTCGACGAGCCGCAGCTTCTGGGCGTCCTTGTCCGTGTCGCTGAACAGACGCTTGCCCGCGCCGAGGAGGAGCGGGAACACGAGCAGGTGGTAGCGGTCGATCAGACCCGCGTCCGAGAGGCTCCGGTTCAGGGAGGCGCTGCCGTGGACGATGATCGGGCCGCCCTCGGTCTTCTTCAGCGCGGCGACGTCGTCGAGCGAGCGCAGAATCGTGGTCTCGCCCCAGTTGTCGACCAGGTCGCCCTCGCCGAGGGTGGTGGAGACGACGTACTTCGGCATCAGCTTGTAGTCGGCGAAGTCCGCCATGTCCGGCCAGACCGGGCTGAAGGACTCGTAGCTGACCCGGCCCAGCATCAGCGCGGCGGCCTCCTGCTGTTCCCGGCCCTTGATCTCGTACGCCTCGGGGAGGAAGTCGATGTCCTTGAACGTCCAGCCGGAGTTCCGGTATCCGGGTTCACCGCCCGGAGCCTCCACGACGCCGTCGAGCGAGACGAAGGCGGTGCTGATCACGGTACGCATGTGGGTTCTCCCGGAGTTCTTGGGTGTGCGGCAACTATCGCTGAAGACTGCCGCACACGCCGGAACTCATCGGCGGTCCGGCCGCCGGCTCAGCGGCGGCCCCGCAGCCGGGAGAGGAGCGAGCGGGCCTGCGCGCGCTTGCGCGGGTCGGCGGCGGCGCGGCGCGCCGACGCGACGGTGCGCCGTCCCTGTGGGGTGCGGCTGTAGGCCCTGATGCGTGAGAGCAGTCCGGCCATGAGGTCCTCCTGGGGCTCACCCCGCCG
The window above is part of the Streptomyces venezuelae genome. Proteins encoded here:
- a CDS encoding DUF1996 domain-containing protein, producing the protein MARRSKIISGLLISGALLVTSLGVGGMAAGADSAPARHDQGHHQGHTMAASTVAAAEDRDGDGTIPAKSPVTGARLSVKAPPHRYFHEFQANCSVTHTRPDDPIVYPGQPGKSHDHTFMGNTTTDAHSTTDSLKRGNTACKAPGDKSAYWMPTLLKAGQPVLPVGPQVIYYKAGVTDYTSVRPFPEGLRYVVGSPMQSAEEFRRHPGFVEGWECGESYFNVDIPKNCPTSADTQLNIRFQAPSCWDGKNLDTPDHQSHMSYPKVKAGTNDNICPASHPVAVPMIEFKMAFPVNGDLSQVKLASGDGHSFHYDFFNAWDPATLKALVDHCVVGGLQCNARGYDETHPEAGAALDENYELP
- a CDS encoding DUF4190 domain-containing protein: MIIGSGSRKGEVSGMAAYDGSHPQGWQQPQPQQPPSGAAPGRGLAIAALVLGILACVLFWTVVGGVLLGLLAVILGIVAAVRARRGRAGGRGMAITGVVLGLLGLIASALIIALGVSILNSDSAQTFKECMKDADSQDGRRDCEKKFKKEFEKDWDREVGN
- a CDS encoding YdcF family protein; this encodes MLLYAPAALLFLVFCWRMVRERRRFGNAVLLGLAALCALAAWMYRLISSGSTTGLVIASTLLALGAVGILVLVGLLFLNGLQMVRKEGRSPSNLLSLMGALGIIGVVALVVTAAVLRTPVLIGVGTAALGLACYLSFLFLSFVVYAFLYGRLRIRRNADYVVVLGSGLIGGSTVPPLLASRLERAREVHALLSKRGTAPVLVASGGQGPDEDLPESHAMADYLVERGFPADLIEREDRSTTTEENLRFSKAIMEKTGADYRCVVVTNNYHAFRAALLARRAGVRGQVVGSTTAAYFWPNATIREFVAVLVAYKRTNIAMCLLFVLAGVLAWAAR
- a CDS encoding AAA family ATPase; translation: MPDTSFQGQTVDTEPAPHVFLVVGIPGSGKSSVSDALARRFPLGAHIEGDHLQDLIVSGSHLPQPEEDLEADRQLLLRARNAAVLARSFHAAGVVPVIDDVVVRRAHLEFYREQLKDLPLRLIVLAPAVDVVSRRLTARDKVLADDWTFLDEAMRAELRGEGEWFDSSEQTLDETVDAILAT
- a CDS encoding dihydrofolate reductase family protein — translated: MRTVISTAFVSLDGVVEAPGGEPGYRNSGWTFKDIDFLPEAYEIKGREQQEAAALMLGRVSYESFSPVWPDMADFADYKLMPKYVVSTTLGEGDLVDNWGETTILRSLDDVAALKKTEGGPIIVHGSASLNRSLSDAGLIDRYHLLVFPLLLGAGKRLFSDTDKDAQKLRLVEHEAYANGLQKNVFDVLH
- a CDS encoding LacI family DNA-binding transcriptional regulator, which encodes MERQSLTLEDVAREAGVSRATVSRVINGVRNVDPAIRDVVREAIERTGYAPNRAARSLVTRRTETIALVISGAGEEGDGEGDEGRPGDGVQNAFAARVFADPFFGRVISGVVGFLRPRSMHPVLMVAESAAARKQVTEFLRQGSADGALVVSTHAEDPLPAQLVAEGLPAVCFARPALPVPISYVDLAHREGGRLAAEHLLARGRRRLATVTGPLDLPAGQERLAGFREALERAGTAYVPIAEGAFTRESGAAAMAELLAAHPDLDGVFVANDLMAQGVCELLRERGGQVPQEVAVVGFDDSSVALTCRPPLTTVRQPVEEMAAAMARLLHEHVRGARTEPTSLIFEPELVVRDST
- a CDS encoding 4-hydroxybenzoate 3-monooxygenase, whose protein sequence is MPRNLTRTPVGIVGAGPAGLMLSHLLARAGIDSVVVDNRTRAEIEGTSRAGILEADSVRLLTDTGVCDRVLRDGERHDGIELRFGGTGHRIDFQGLVGESVWLYPQTDVFTDLADARERDGADVRFGITGTRVVDLTTDHPGILFEDADGRPGEVRCEILVGADGAHGVCRTAVPEASRTHYFRAYPFAWFGILVEAPPSAAELVYTHSERGFALISRRTDTVQRMYFQCDPDEDPADWSDDRIWTELQARVAGADGFSLKEGPVTDRSVLRFRSLVCDPLRYGNMLLAGDAAHTVPPTGAKGLNLALADVRVLAEAVESAVRTGDRAALDTYGPRALRRVWRAQHFSYWMTSMLHRLPDATDFDTRRQLGELAAVTGSAAGSAYLAEAYTGCGALPSL
- a CDS encoding discoidin domain-containing protein, coding for MPRVRTPRPPTRRRRVAVPLIVALLASGALALPAQQAGAAGSVVKVTGSQGNWQLTVNGSPYQVKGLTWGPSVADADKYMPDLRSMGVNTIRTWGTDASSKPLFDSAANHGIKVIAGFWLQPGGGPGSGGCVNYLTDSTYKNQMLEEFPQWVRTYKDHPGVLMWNVGNESVLGLQNCYTGAELERQRDAYTTFVNDVTKKIHAVDPDHPVTSTDAWTGAWPYYKKNAPDLDLYAVNSYNAVCDIKSTWEQGGYTKPYIVTETGPAGEWEVPDDANGVPREPTDRAKAEGYTKAWNCVTGHKGVALGATMFHYGTEYDFGGIWFNLLPAGQKRLAYTAVKKAYGADTSRDNTAPVISALDVEGDATKVPAGRALTLTTRATDPDGDALSYEVLANSMYIDKDKNLTPLRHTDEGNGRLKVTAPDRTGVWKIYVKVTDGKGNVGVETRSVRVVAPPVDGTNLALGKSAKASSEQAGGGDCPCTAAGAVDGKATTRWASDWSDPQWLQVDLGSRQSFRHVQLNWETSYAKAYTIQTSDDGQNWRTVHEVKDGNGGIDDFDVDGTGRHVRIHGTARGTGWGYSLYEFGVYR
- a CDS encoding coagulation factor 5/8 type domain-containing protein — protein: MPTSPTRRTVLGAIAASAATAGLAATASPAAARTPAARLPGGGDLGPNVIVFSPSTSGIQARLDQIFKQQESAQFGTGRYALLFKPGTYNGLNAQLGFYTSIAGLGLSPDDTSINGDVTVDAGWFNGNATQNFWRSAENLALTPVNGTNRWAVAQAAPFRRMHIRGGLNLAPNGYGWASGGYIADSRIDGSVGPYSQQQWYTRDSSVGGWVNAVWNMVFSGVQGAPGQSFPNPPYTTLETTPISREKPFLYLDGADYRVFLPEKRTNARGTTWGNGTPRGTSLPLTQFYVAKPGTSAATMNEALAQGLHLLLTPGIYHVDRAIEVNRANTVVLGLGYATLVPDNGAFAMKVADVDGVRLAGFLVDAGPVNSPVLLQVGPRGSARDHSANPITVQDIFIRIGGAGPGKATLSMEVNSRHTIIDHTWVWRADHGAGVGWETNRADYGVHVRGDDVLATGLFVEHFNKYDVEWSGQRGRTIFFQNEKAYDAPNQAAVQDGNVKGFAAYKVASSVTSHEGWGLGSYCNYTSDPSIRQDHGFAAPRTPGVTFHDLLVVSLGGMGQYEHVINDTGSATSGSSTVPSTVVSYP